A part of Tardiphaga sp. vice304 genomic DNA contains:
- a CDS encoding diacylglycerol kinase produces MTRLWRACINTWNGLTFATRSEQAIREELFALLLAVPLALLIGTTAARRIEMVAVVLLLLAVELLNTAIEKLADRVTREHDPQIGAVKDMGSAAVGVALVIAGLTWAFALGERMGLY; encoded by the coding sequence GTGACGCGCCTCTGGCGGGCCTGCATCAACACCTGGAACGGGCTGACCTTTGCCACCCGTTCCGAACAGGCGATTCGCGAGGAGCTGTTCGCACTACTCCTCGCGGTTCCGCTGGCGTTGCTGATCGGCACCACGGCGGCGCGCCGCATCGAGATGGTGGCGGTGGTGCTGTTGCTGCTTGCCGTCGAACTGCTCAACACCGCAATCGAGAAACTGGCCGACCGCGTCACCAGAGAGCACGATCCGCAGATCGGCGCCGTGAAAGACATGGGCTCCGCCGCCGTCGGTGTCGCGCTGGTGATCGCCGGGCTGACCTGGGCGTTCGCGCTTGGCGAGCGCATGGGGCTCTACTGA
- a CDS encoding efflux RND transporter periplasmic adaptor subunit has translation MPSPRQARSYTHFRPSLTRALLMVALVGVPSLSWAEEEVKVNAAQMQTLGIRVVHPISSRSDLTLPYPAQIVIPMPQLWVVSTPVSGMVTSLAIARGDRVDAGQPLVNLESPSFVSLQREYLQAFSQEVLAAQQLKRNTELFDGKAVPQRVLETSQAEARQASIAVAEKRQMLRLSGLSDAAIARLTSETAIVATMSVAARQQATVIDILVSPGQRIEQAAPLVKLARLSVLWAEIAIPASNIHAIRPGARVEIEGYAVPGKVILVSETTDSATQTVLVRAEVPNSGELRPGQTAAVRIGFISVGESAWEIPYSALVRRGDKASVFVAIEGGFRLLPVTLIAEDQEHVVISGVISDKDEVAVSGTAALRGILLRLGASE, from the coding sequence ATGCCGAGTCCCCGTCAGGCGCGCTCGTACACGCACTTCCGGCCCAGCCTCACTCGAGCTTTGCTGATGGTCGCGCTCGTCGGCGTGCCGTCGCTGTCGTGGGCTGAGGAGGAGGTCAAGGTCAACGCCGCGCAGATGCAGACCCTCGGCATTCGTGTGGTGCACCCGATCTCGAGCCGGAGCGACCTCACACTGCCCTACCCCGCCCAGATCGTGATCCCGATGCCGCAATTGTGGGTCGTGAGTACGCCCGTGTCCGGGATGGTCACCAGCCTGGCGATTGCGCGGGGCGACCGGGTCGATGCCGGCCAGCCGCTGGTGAACCTCGAGAGCCCGAGCTTTGTGTCGCTGCAACGCGAATATCTACAGGCCTTTTCGCAGGAAGTGCTGGCCGCGCAGCAACTCAAGCGAAACACCGAATTGTTCGACGGCAAGGCCGTGCCGCAACGCGTGCTGGAGACCAGCCAGGCGGAAGCCCGGCAGGCCAGCATCGCCGTGGCCGAGAAGCGGCAGATGCTTCGGCTCAGCGGACTTTCAGACGCCGCGATTGCGCGGCTGACCAGCGAAACGGCGATAGTCGCGACCATGTCGGTTGCCGCGCGCCAGCAGGCGACGGTGATCGACATTCTGGTTTCTCCGGGCCAACGCATCGAGCAGGCCGCGCCGCTGGTCAAGCTCGCGCGCCTCTCGGTGCTCTGGGCCGAGATTGCCATTCCGGCGTCGAACATCCATGCCATCCGGCCGGGCGCCCGCGTGGAAATCGAAGGCTATGCGGTACCGGGCAAGGTCATCCTGGTGTCGGAGACGACGGATTCCGCGACCCAGACCGTGCTGGTGCGCGCCGAGGTGCCGAATTCCGGCGAATTGCGGCCCGGACAGACGGCCGCGGTACGCATCGGGTTCATTTCCGTCGGTGAGAGTGCCTGGGAAATTCCCTACAGCGCGCTGGTCCGGCGCGGCGACAAGGCGTCGGTCTTTGTCGCCATCGAAGGCGGTTTTCGCCTGCTGCCGGTGACGCTCATTGCCGAGGATCAGGAACACGTCGTGATCTCCGGCGTGATCTCCGACAAGGATGAAGTCGCCGTCAGCGGTACAGCGGCGCTTCGCGGAATCCTGCTGCGGCTCGGAGCCAGCGAGTAA
- a CDS encoding Crp/Fnr family transcriptional regulator: MTNNNRLLQMLPEGEMTALNQHLKIVWLNQGDVLAEPGGNISNVHFPHSGIISFMVELDDGALVQTFMVGRDGVVGAPQAMDHRTSINKILVQVSGEASVIDRAPLRRIASEYPAVLNLLASHEQFLVADVQQTAACNARHSIEARMARWILRMRDLAGDELPLTQDYLASMIGVRRASVTEIASAMQRAGSISYVRGQLRITDPVALGRLACECHKAVQDNYQRLLGSPWPHSIG, encoded by the coding sequence ATGACAAACAACAACCGACTTCTGCAGATGCTCCCTGAAGGTGAAATGACCGCGCTGAACCAGCATTTGAAAATTGTTTGGTTGAACCAGGGAGACGTCCTTGCCGAGCCCGGCGGTAACATCAGCAACGTGCATTTCCCCCACTCCGGGATCATCTCGTTCATGGTCGAACTCGACGACGGGGCGCTGGTTCAGACGTTCATGGTCGGACGGGATGGTGTCGTCGGCGCGCCACAGGCGATGGATCACAGGACTTCCATCAACAAGATCCTTGTCCAGGTATCTGGAGAGGCCTCCGTGATCGATCGCGCGCCATTGCGCCGGATTGCCAGCGAGTATCCTGCCGTGCTCAATCTGCTCGCGTCGCACGAGCAATTTCTGGTTGCCGATGTTCAGCAGACGGCCGCCTGCAACGCGCGACATTCGATCGAAGCGCGAATGGCGCGCTGGATCTTGAGAATGAGAGATCTTGCCGGAGACGAACTGCCGCTGACCCAGGACTATCTCGCCTCCATGATCGGCGTGCGCCGCGCTAGCGTGACCGAGATTGCGAGTGCGATGCAGCGCGCCGGGTCGATCAGCTATGTCCGAGGTCAACTTCGCATCACGGATCCGGTCGCTCTTGGGCGACTGGCCTGCGAATGTCACAAGGCCGTCCAGGACAATTACCAGCGTTTGCTGGGCAGCCCCTGGCCGCATTCGATCGGTTAA
- a CDS encoding SEC-C metal-binding domain-containing protein yields MTQYVWSPDVPHDIEGAIEHTRVVMLADNKQNRRLVEFEYDKEGKLFGAHFRNVNLAGVPTAEIERLRAEGGALQQRRIANVHSKGKIGRNDYCPCGSGKKWKRCHGQRA; encoded by the coding sequence ATGACTCAGTATGTATGGTCGCCTGACGTACCACACGACATTGAAGGCGCCATAGAACATACGCGCGTCGTCATGCTTGCTGACAACAAGCAAAATCGCCGCCTCGTGGAGTTCGAATACGACAAGGAGGGAAAGCTGTTTGGAGCACATTTTCGCAATGTGAATCTTGCCGGCGTTCCAACGGCTGAAATCGAGCGTCTACGCGCGGAGGGCGGCGCGCTGCAGCAGAGGCGGATTGCCAATGTGCACTCCAAGGGAAAGATTGGCAGGAACGATTACTGCCCCTGTGGTAGCGGAAAGAAGTGGAAAAGATGCCACGGCCAGCGAGCGTAA
- a CDS encoding class II 3-deoxy-7-phosphoheptulonate synthase translates to MAERWTPDSWRNKPVQQMPAYPDLKALGDVEAQLATFPPLVFAGEARNLKKALARVAKGEAFLLQGGDCAESFAEHGANNIRDFFRVLLQMAVVLTYAGAVPVVKVGRIAGQFAKPRSSPMEKIGDVELPSYRGDIVNDNAFTAQSRVPDPMRQLMAYRQSAATLNLLRAFATGGFANLGSVHQWMLGFLKDSQQSRRYKELADRISDALNFMRACGLNLESHPELRATDFYTSHEALLLGYEQAFTRVDSMTGDWYATSGHMIWVGDRTRQLDHAHIEYFRGIKNPIGLKCGPSLKPDELLKLIDVLNPENEAGRLTLINRFGHEKIGDHLPALIRAVEREGRTVVWSCDPMHGNTITSNSGYKTRPFDRILSEVKSFFQIHAAEGTHPGGVHLEMTGQNVTECTGGARSISDEDLNDRYHTVCDPRLNAEQSIDMAFLIAELLKTSRVGKEDPMPVASGL, encoded by the coding sequence ATGGCAGAGCGGTGGACGCCCGATAGCTGGCGCAACAAGCCTGTGCAGCAGATGCCGGCCTATCCGGATCTGAAGGCGCTGGGCGACGTCGAGGCGCAACTGGCGACTTTTCCGCCGCTGGTATTTGCCGGTGAGGCGCGCAATCTGAAGAAGGCACTGGCCCGAGTCGCAAAGGGCGAGGCGTTCCTGCTGCAGGGCGGCGACTGTGCCGAGAGCTTCGCCGAACACGGCGCCAACAACATCCGCGATTTCTTCCGCGTGCTGCTGCAGATGGCGGTGGTGCTGACCTATGCCGGTGCCGTGCCGGTGGTAAAGGTCGGCCGCATCGCCGGCCAGTTCGCCAAGCCGCGCTCCTCGCCGATGGAGAAGATCGGGGACGTCGAATTGCCGAGCTACCGCGGCGATATCGTCAACGACAACGCCTTCACGGCGCAATCCCGCGTGCCGGATCCGATGCGCCAGCTGATGGCCTACCGGCAGTCGGCGGCGACGCTGAACCTGCTGCGCGCGTTCGCCACTGGCGGCTTCGCCAATCTCGGCAGCGTGCACCAGTGGATGCTCGGTTTCCTGAAGGATTCGCAGCAGTCGCGGCGCTACAAGGAGCTGGCCGACCGGATCTCGGACGCGCTGAATTTCATGCGCGCCTGTGGCCTCAACCTGGAAAGCCATCCGGAACTGCGCGCGACGGATTTCTACACCAGCCACGAGGCGCTGCTGCTCGGCTACGAGCAGGCCTTCACGCGCGTCGATTCGATGACCGGCGACTGGTACGCGACCTCCGGCCACATGATCTGGGTCGGCGACCGCACGCGTCAGCTCGACCACGCCCATATCGAATACTTCCGCGGCATCAAGAACCCGATCGGCCTGAAGTGCGGCCCGTCGCTGAAGCCCGATGAATTGCTCAAGCTGATCGACGTACTCAACCCCGAAAACGAGGCGGGCCGGCTGACGCTGATCAACCGCTTCGGCCACGAGAAGATCGGTGATCATTTGCCGGCGCTGATCCGCGCCGTCGAGCGGGAAGGGCGCACGGTCGTGTGGTCGTGCGATCCGATGCACGGCAACACCATCACCTCGAACTCCGGCTACAAGACCCGGCCGTTCGACCGCATTCTCTCGGAGGTGAAGTCGTTCTTCCAGATCCATGCCGCCGAAGGCACCCATCCGGGCGGCGTGCATCTGGAGATGACCGGCCAGAACGTTACCGAATGCACCGGCGGGGCGCGTTCAATCTCCGACGAGGACCTCAACGACCGCTACCACACGGTCTGCGACCCCCGCCTGAACGCCGAGCAGTCGATCGACATGGCGTTCCTGATCGCCGAACTGCTGAAGACCTCGCGGGTCGGCAAGGAAGATCCGATGCCGGTCGCGTCGGGCCTCTGA
- a CDS encoding NAD+ synthase, with protein MTDSARFVLTLAQLNPTVGDIAGNAAMARAARAQAAADGAALIVFPELFIAGYPPEDLVLKPSFQAACRAAIEELARETSDGGPAMLIGSPWVDGGKLYNACALLDEGRISAIRYKVNLPNYGVFDEKRVFARGPVSGPMTIRGLRIGVPICEDTWMEESEDYENVVETLAETGAEILIVPNGSPYARDKNDLRLSVQVARVIESDLPLVYLNQVGGQDELVFDGASFVLNADRTLGAQLPGFAESITTLNFEKTKDGWRCDGPIAPVLEGDAGDYAACVLGLRDYVQKNGFPGVLMGVSGGIDSALCAALAVDALGADRVRGVMLPFRFTAQVSLDDAADLAQRLGIRYEVLPIAEAVNGFESILSGTFAGLPRDITEENLQARTRGTLLMAISNKTGAMVVTTGNKSEMSVGYATLYGDMNGGFNPIKDIYKTEVFRLCTLRNSWKPEGALGPDGEVIPVNIIVRPPTAELRENQTDQDSLPPYDILDGILERLVEREEPLSVIVAEGFDKDVVIRIDRLLNIAEYKRRQAAPGVKVTRRNFGRDRRYPITNKFRDLALPLPVADETLVTHASKGSAEAFEG; from the coding sequence ATGACAGATTCCGCGCGCTTCGTTCTCACCCTTGCCCAGCTCAATCCGACCGTGGGCGACATCGCCGGCAACGCCGCCATGGCGCGCGCGGCGCGTGCGCAGGCCGCGGCCGATGGCGCCGCGCTGATCGTATTCCCGGAACTGTTCATCGCCGGCTATCCGCCGGAAGATCTGGTGCTGAAGCCCTCGTTCCAGGCGGCGTGCCGGGCTGCGATCGAGGAACTGGCGCGCGAGACGTCGGACGGGGGTCCCGCGATGCTGATCGGCTCGCCGTGGGTCGACGGCGGCAAGCTCTACAACGCCTGCGCGCTGCTCGACGAAGGCCGCATCAGTGCGATCCGCTACAAGGTCAATTTGCCGAACTACGGCGTGTTCGACGAGAAGCGCGTTTTCGCGCGCGGCCCTGTATCCGGCCCGATGACCATCCGCGGGCTGCGGATCGGCGTGCCGATCTGCGAAGACACCTGGATGGAAGAGTCCGAGGATTACGAGAACGTCGTCGAGACGCTCGCCGAGACGGGCGCGGAAATCCTGATCGTGCCGAACGGCTCGCCCTATGCGCGCGACAAGAACGATTTGCGGCTGTCGGTGCAGGTCGCGCGCGTCATAGAAAGCGATCTGCCGCTGGTCTACCTCAACCAGGTCGGTGGCCAGGACGAACTGGTGTTCGACGGCGCGTCCTTCGTGCTCAACGCCGACCGCACGCTCGGCGCGCAACTGCCGGGCTTTGCCGAGAGCATCACCACGCTGAACTTCGAGAAAACCAAGGACGGCTGGCGCTGCGACGGCCCGATCGCGCCGGTGCTGGAAGGCGACGCCGGCGACTACGCCGCCTGCGTGCTGGGCCTTCGCGACTACGTGCAGAAGAACGGGTTTCCCGGCGTGCTGATGGGCGTCTCCGGCGGCATCGATTCCGCGTTGTGTGCAGCCTTGGCCGTCGATGCGCTCGGCGCCGACCGCGTCCGCGGCGTGATGCTGCCGTTCCGGTTCACCGCGCAGGTATCACTCGACGATGCCGCCGATCTCGCGCAGCGGCTCGGCATCCGCTACGAGGTGCTGCCGATCGCGGAGGCGGTCAACGGTTTTGAGAGCATTTTGTCAGGCACGTTTGCCGGCCTGCCGCGCGACATCACCGAAGAGAATCTGCAGGCCCGCACGCGCGGCACGCTGTTGATGGCGATCTCCAACAAGACCGGCGCGATGGTCGTGACCACTGGCAACAAGTCGGAAATGTCGGTCGGCTACGCCACGCTGTATGGCGACATGAATGGCGGCTTCAACCCGATCAAGGACATCTACAAGACCGAAGTGTTCCGGCTGTGCACGTTGCGCAATTCGTGGAAGCCGGAAGGCGCGCTGGGCCCCGACGGCGAGGTGATCCCGGTCAACATCATCGTGCGCCCGCCGACCGCGGAATTGCGCGAGAACCAGACCGACCAGGATTCGTTGCCGCCCTACGACATTCTCGACGGCATTCTCGAGCGTCTGGTCGAGCGCGAGGAGCCGCTGTCGGTGATCGTCGCCGAAGGCTTCGACAAGGACGTCGTGATCCGGATCGACCGCCTGCTCAACATCGCCGAATACAAGCGCCGCCAGGCCGCGCCCGGCGTCAAAGTCACGCGGCGCAATTTCGGCCGCGATCGCCGCTATCCGATCACCAACAAGTTTCGCGATCTGGCCCTGCCGCTGCCGGTCGCCGACGAAACGCTGGTAACGCACGCGAGCAAGGGATCGGCCGAGGCGTTCGAAGGGTAG
- a CDS encoding alpha/beta hydrolase family protein has protein sequence MTKANFKAATDDVFADDIRLPAADGFLLGATLYLPRGARSHAVLINSATAVPRRIYRGFASYLASRGCAVLTYDYRGTGDSRPKSLAGFQATMADWAALDVSAAVDWMRARYPAMPLGFVGHSFGGQALGLIPNNAEVSRALLVAAQAGTWRLMSSPERYRVYALLACVGVPLTHALGYAPGRVGLGLDLPKGVFLEWARWVASDRYFFDDSRLRALANFPRYRGALRALSFSDDPWATEAAVEMLCAGFTSIRPDIHVIAPAEAGTRKIGHFGFFRPQHRDTLWRGAAEWIQKSD, from the coding sequence ATGACGAAGGCGAATTTCAAGGCGGCAACGGACGACGTGTTTGCCGACGATATACGTTTGCCGGCCGCCGACGGATTTCTGCTGGGCGCAACGCTGTATCTGCCGCGCGGCGCCCGGTCCCATGCGGTGCTCATCAATTCCGCGACCGCGGTGCCACGCCGGATCTATCGCGGCTTTGCCAGCTACCTCGCCAGCCGCGGCTGCGCGGTGCTGACCTATGATTACCGCGGCACCGGGGATTCCCGGCCAAAATCGCTGGCCGGCTTTCAGGCCACGATGGCCGACTGGGCCGCGCTCGACGTCAGCGCGGCGGTCGACTGGATGCGGGCGCGCTACCCGGCGATGCCGCTCGGCTTTGTCGGCCACTCGTTCGGCGGCCAGGCGCTGGGGTTGATCCCGAACAATGCCGAGGTGTCGCGGGCGTTACTGGTGGCGGCGCAGGCCGGCACCTGGCGGCTGATGAGCTCGCCGGAGCGTTACCGGGTCTACGCGCTGCTGGCATGCGTCGGGGTGCCGCTGACCCACGCATTGGGCTATGCGCCGGGCCGCGTCGGGCTCGGGCTCGATTTGCCGAAGGGCGTATTTCTGGAGTGGGCGAGGTGGGTCGCCTCCGACCGCTACTTCTTCGACGACAGCCGGTTGCGCGCGCTGGCGAACTTTCCGCGCTACCGCGGCGCGTTGCGGGCGCTCAGTTTTTCCGACGATCCCTGGGCAACCGAAGCCGCCGTCGAGATGCTGTGCGCCGGTTTCACCTCGATCCGCCCCGATATCCACGTCATTGCCCCGGCGGAAGCCGGGACCAGGAAGATCGGCCATTTCGGCTTTTTCCGTCCGCAGCACCGCGACACACTATGGCGCGGTGCCGCGGAGTGGATTCAGAAGAGCGACTGA